GGGAGAAGCCGGCGGGATCACCCAGCGCATCGGTGCCTACCACGTTGATGTGGACTTCGAGGGAGAAAGTCGCCGTGTGGTTTTCCTGGATACTCCTGGTCACCAAGCCTTTACCGCCATGCGTGCTCGTGGCACCCGTGTGACCGATATTGCCGTTCTGGTGGTGGCTGCCGACGATGGGGTACAGCCACAAACCCTAGAAGCAATCAGCCATGCACGGGCCGCTCAGGTGCCGATCATTGTTGCCATCAACAAGATCGATAAACCGGACAGCCAACCGGATCGCATTAAGCAGCAACTCTCCGAGCATGGCCTGCTGCCGGAAGAGTGGGGTGGGGATACCCCGATGGTAGAAGTCAGTGCGCTGGCTCGCCTCAATCTCGATAGCCTGTTGGAGATGATCCTGCTGGTGGCGGATGTGGCGGAGCTGCAAGCCAATCCCAACCGCCCGGCCCGTGGCACAGTGGTGGAAGCCCACCTCGATAAGGCGCGTGGCCCCGTAGCCACCTTGCTGGTGCAAAATGGCACGCTGCGAGTGGGGGAAACCTTGGTGGCAGGGGCTGTTTTGGGCCGTGTCAAAGCCATGGTGGATGACCGTGGCAACCGTCTACAGGAGGCAGGGCCCTCTTCTGCGGTGCAACTGCTCGGTCTGGATGAAGTGCCGGCGGCGGGGGATGAGTTTCAGGTCTACCCAGACGAGAAAGAAGCCCGTCGCATTGCTCAGGAACGGGCTGATGCGCTGCGGCAAACTCGGCTGCAACAGGCGCTCCTCTCCCGTCGAGTCAGTTTGGGCAGCATTTCCGCCAAGGCTCAGGAGGGCCAGCTGAAGGAGCTGAACCTAATCCTGAAAACCGATGTCCAGGGATCCGCTGAAGCCATTCAGGCAGCATTGCAGGATCTGCCCCAAGAGGAAGTGCAACTGCGGGTATTGTTAGCCTCTGCTGGCGAGATTACAGAGACAGATGTGGATTTGGCGGCAGCCAGTGAGGCGATCATCCTCGGGTTCAACACCAGCATGGCCCCTGGATCCCGACAAGCTGCCGATGAGCAAGGGGTGGATGTGCGGGAATACGACATTATCTACAACCTGCTCGACGATCTGCGGGCCGCCATGGAGGGTCTGCTGGATCCGGAAGAAGTGGAAGAACCTCTAGGCCAAGCGGAAGTGCGGATGGTGATCCCGATCGGGCGCGGTGCGATTGCCGGCAGCTATGTGCTTTCCGGTAAGGTGCAACGGAACGCCTTGGTGCGAGTCCGGCGCAAGGGGGAAGTGATCCACGAGGGTCGCCTCGATTCCTTGAAGCGCTTCAAAGACGATGTGCGAGAAGTGGCTTCCGGCTTCGAGTGTGGGATCGGCGTCGATAAGTTCCAATCTTGGCAGGAAGGAGACATTATCGATGTATATCTAATGGTCTCGAAACGGCGGACACTAACTCCGGCCTAGACTAACCGAGACGGGCCTGAGCGGGTTAAGTTGTGGAGGCAGGGATCCCTGTGGGTGGGGGGATCCCTGCGGCAGGACGATGACGCTCCGTATCGTGCGGAGCAGGATGGAGATCTCAGCTTGAAGATGGGGAGAAGGAATGCGACTGAGCCAGATGTTGTTTGTGACGCTGCGAGAGGATCCCGCCGAAGCCGAACTAACCAGCCATAAGCTGCTGTTGCGGGGCTGTTTTATCCGGCGACTGTCCCCCGGCACCTACACCTATCTCCCCTTGCTCTGGCGGGTATTGCAGAAGATCTCGGACATTGTCCGGCAAGAGATGAACACCATCGGCGGACAGGAATGCCTGATGCCCCAATTGCAGCCGGCGGAAATCTGGCGGGAATCCGGTCGTTGGGATGTCTACACCCAAGCGGAAGGGATCATGTTTGCCCTCACAGACCGGCAGGGACGAGAACAGGGCCTTGGCCCTACCCACGAAGAAGTGATCACCCTCCTAGCCCGGGATCTGATCCGCTCCTACCGGCAGCTGCCCCAAACCCTCTACCAAATTCAGACCAAATTTCGGGATGAGATTCGGCCTCGCTTTGGCCTGATGCGCGGTCGGGAGTTCATCATGAAAGATGCCTACTCTTTTCATGCCGACGAAGAAAGCCTGCGCCGAACCTATCAGGATATGTATCGCGCCTACAGTCGCATTCTCAGCCGCTGTGGGCTGCAATTTCGCGTGGTGGATGCCGATGCCGGGGCGATTGGCGGGCCTTCAGCAGCTTCCCAGGAATTTATGGTGCTGGCCTCTGCCGGAGAAGATGACATTCTCTACACCCCCGATGGCTCCTATGCGGCTAACGTGGAAAAGGCAGTGTCTATCCCGCCGGAGGCCGCTTCCTCTCCTTATGATCCTGTTCAGACTCTGGACACCCCCGACACAGAAACAATTGATAAATTGGCGGACTTCCTCAAGATTTCTCCCACGATCATTCTCAAAAATATCCTCTACCAAGCCCTTTACGACAACGGGATGCGGGTGGCGGTGCTCCTGAGCATTCGGGCCGACCAACAGGTGAATGAGGTAAAACTGTCCAATCATCTCAGCCGCTTGGCGGATCGCTACAAAGCCAGCAAATTGCTCACCCTCACCCTGGCCGATGCCGATACCCAAAACAGTTGGCAGGGGGATCCGATTCCTGTGGGTTATATCGCCCCCGATTTGCCGGATAGCTGCCTGGGCAAAAAACAGGAAAACCTAGCCCCAAAAATCTTGCGGTTGGCGGATCAAACGGCAGCCCTGATGAAAAACTTTGTGACAGGAGCCAACCAACCCGGCAAGCATGTAGGGGGGGTGAACTGGGGCGAACAATACCCTTTACCAGAAGTAGTAGATGTGCGCAAAGCCCAAGCAGGGGATCGCTCCCTCCTCAACCCGGAACAGATCCTGGAAACCACCCGCGGCATTGAGATCGGCCATATCTTCCAGTTGGGGCGCAAATTTTCGGTTCCCATGCAGGCCACCTTCACCGACGAACAGGGATCCGAGCATCCCCTGTGGATGGGTTGCTACGGCATTGGCGTGTCTCGCTTGGCCCAAGCCGCCGTGGAACAATCCCACGATGCCAATGGCATCATCTGGCCGGTGGCCATTGCCCCCTATCACGTGGTGGTGGTGGTGCCCAACATCTCCGATGAACAGCAGATGAGCGTGGCGGAAAAGCTAGTCATGGAGCTGACCGCCGCCGGCATTGAAACCCTCTGGGATGACCGGGATGAGCGGGCGGGCGTGAAATTCAAAGATGCGGAACTGATCGGGATCCCCTATCGAATCACCACAGGCCGCAGCCTCAAGCAGGGCAAAGTGGAACTGACCGAACGGGCCACTGGCCAAGCCACCGAAGTGCCTATTGAAGAGGTAGTAACCACCCTCAAAGAGCGGATCGAGGCGGCCTTGGCTGTGCCAGACTGAGCGTGGTTTCCGTTGAGCCAAAATGCTGAACATCTCGATCCTGAAAGAAGACGAATCCTATACGTTTCGCTCTTATTTCGAGATGCCCTATGAGCCAGACGAAATTCTGGCTCAATTCGGCTATCAACTGGACATTGGGGAATGGGAATGGCCCGCCGCCCCTGCCCCACCCCAAACCCAAACCCTGAAAGAACGAATCCGGCAACTACTGCCTCTAGTCAGCCTTAGTAGCGAAACGGCGCGGCGAGAATTGCTGGTTGCCCCTGTACTCACCGAAGTGGCCCTCCACTGTCGAGTCCCTTTGCGGTTGGAGTATCCCTTGATAGTGAGTAATTGGCTGAAGGGCAGCCTTGATTACCTCATGCGAGGGAAGAATACCCTGTTGGTGGTTGAGGCCAAAAAAGATGACCTAACCCGGGGATTTGTGCAGATGGCCGTTGAGATGATCGCCCTCGCTCAAGTGGAACAACACCATATTTACGGTGCGGTGACCCTGGGATCCATCTGGCAATTCGGCCAAATTCTTTTAGAGGAAAAGGTGATTAAGCAGGATTTGACCTTGTACCGAGTACCTGAGGAACTAGAGACCATTGCGGGTATTCTCACTGGAATTGTTGGTAACAGTCGCTAATAATTTTATGAATCGAGAAACGGGCTGGTTTGGGCTGAAGTTAATGGTGGCTGCCGCCGGAATCAGTGTGGCGGTAAAATACGGCGGCCCTTATTTGGCCTTACCTGAAGAAATGCCAGTGGTGATCGGTATGATCCTTCTACCTACCCTAGTCCTGTCCGGGATCCTGTGGCGCTGGCAACTCCAGTCCTCTACTGTTCCAGAAAGGCAGGGATCCCTTGCCTCCCAAGAAGAGGAGACAGAAAAAAACCCCCAACCCGATTCAGATTGAGAGCTTAATTGTAGTAGAAACAGATTTCAGGATTGCCAGACCGTCAGCGTCTTGAAATGGGCCTGAACCAACTTACTGCTGGGTGAGACGCAAGGTTACGGTTGGGCTGGTTTGGCTGCCGGAGGTAGCCGAGAGATTCACCTGATACACCGTGCCAGAAGCGGGAATAGCAGGCCGAACAGTGACGGTGAAACGCCCCTGAGCATCCGCCTGTACGGTTTGGTTAGCCACAGTCTGTTGGGCACTGATGATGCCGCCCAAAGAGGTAGAGGCCGTCACATTCAC
This is a stretch of genomic DNA from Synechococcus sp. Nb3U1. It encodes these proteins:
- a CDS encoding proline--tRNA ligase, whose translation is MRLSQMLFVTLREDPAEAELTSHKLLLRGCFIRRLSPGTYTYLPLLWRVLQKISDIVRQEMNTIGGQECLMPQLQPAEIWRESGRWDVYTQAEGIMFALTDRQGREQGLGPTHEEVITLLARDLIRSYRQLPQTLYQIQTKFRDEIRPRFGLMRGREFIMKDAYSFHADEESLRRTYQDMYRAYSRILSRCGLQFRVVDADAGAIGGPSAASQEFMVLASAGEDDILYTPDGSYAANVEKAVSIPPEAASSPYDPVQTLDTPDTETIDKLADFLKISPTIILKNILYQALYDNGMRVAVLLSIRADQQVNEVKLSNHLSRLADRYKASKLLTLTLADADTQNSWQGDPIPVGYIAPDLPDSCLGKKQENLAPKILRLADQTAALMKNFVTGANQPGKHVGGVNWGEQYPLPEVVDVRKAQAGDRSLLNPEQILETTRGIEIGHIFQLGRKFSVPMQATFTDEQGSEHPLWMGCYGIGVSRLAQAAVEQSHDANGIIWPVAIAPYHVVVVVPNISDEQQMSVAEKLVMELTAAGIETLWDDRDERAGVKFKDAELIGIPYRITTGRSLKQGKVELTERATGQATEVPIEEVVTTLKERIEAALAVPD